The Siniperca chuatsi isolate FFG_IHB_CAS linkage group LG12, ASM2008510v1, whole genome shotgun sequence genome has a segment encoding these proteins:
- the fmnl2a gene encoding formin-like protein 2 isoform X1, whose protein sequence is MGNAGSMDQHTDFRGHNMPLKLPMPESGELEERFATVLNSMNLPPDKARLLRQYDNEKKWELICDQERFQVKNPPHTYLQKLRSYLDPAVTRKKFRRRVQESTQVLRELEISLRTNHIGWVREFLNEENKGLDVLVEYLSFAQYAVTFDGDCVENNPEAAMDKSKPWSRSIEDLHGGSTLPSPITANGITRAGRHSTIRTPSTLSCPKCSQVRRCNTLPSRRTLKNSRLVCKKDDVHVCIMCLRAIMNYQYGFNMVMSHPHAVNEIALSLNNKNPRTKALVLELLAAVCLVRGGHEIILSAFDNFKEVCMETQRFERLMEYFKNEDNNIDFMVACMQFINIVVHSVEDMNFRVHLQFDFTKLCLDDYLDKLKHTESDKLQVQIQAYLDNVFDVGALLEDAETKNAALERVEELEENMSHMTEKLQDMENEAMSKIVELEKQLMQRNKDLESIREVYKDTSSQVHSLRQMLKEKDEAIQRQSNLEKKIHELEKQGTIKIHKKGDGDISILPSPPSGVEGLSGSSMGGNGATFSPNHVGVVAGTPAPPPPPPPPPPLPVNGTLSNGPSSAIPAAAAPSPPPPPPPPPPPPPPPGPASAPMPPPPPPAAPPLPGCGTPTVIMNSGLAEGPIKLFSVKIKKPIKTKFRLPVFNWVALKPNQINGTVFNEIDDERILEDLNVDEFEEMFKTKAQGPAIDLTMSKQKIIHKGPNKVTLLDSNRAKNLAITLRKVGKTPEEICKAIQIFDLRTLPVDFVECLMRFQPTENETKIMRQFEKERKPLESLTDEDRFMMQFSKIERLMQKMTIMAFIGNFCESVQMLTPQLHAVIAASVSIKSSQKLKKILEIILALGNYMNSSKRGAVYGFKLQSLDLLLDTKSTDRKMTLLHYIANVVKEKYAQVSLFYNELHYVEKAAAVSLENVLLDVKELHRGMELTKREYSMHGHNTMLKDFIAHNDSKLKKLQDDAKIAQDAFDEAVKFFGENSKTTPPSVFFPVFVRFVKAYRQAEEDNEHKKRQEQIMMEKLLEQEAMMEEDQKSPSHKNKRQQQELIQELRRKQVKDSRHVYEGKDGAIEDIITDLRNQPYRRADAVRRSVRKRFDDQNLRPVNNGEVVM, encoded by the exons AAATTCAGACGGAGAGTTCAGGAGTCCACACAAGTCCTGAGAGAGCTGGAAATTTCGTTAAGGACCAATCATATAGG GTGGGTGAGAGAATTcttaaatgaagaaaacaaaggcCTGGACGTGCTGGTGGAGTATCTTTCTTTTGCACAGTATGCTGTCAC GTTTGATGGAGACTGTGTGGAGAACAACCCAGAGGCTGCGATGGATAAGTCTAAGCCCTGGAGCCGCTCTATAGAAGACCTGCATGGAGGAAGCACCCTGCCGTCTCCCATCACTGCGAACGGCATCACACGTGCTGGGCGACATTCCACGATACG GACACCGAGCACACTGAGCTGTCCAAAGTGCTCCCAAGTAAGACG TTGCAACACACTGCCGAGCCGGAGAACTCTGAAAAACTCCAGACTGGTGTGCAAGAAAGACGACGTCCACGTCTGCATCATGTGCCTGCGTGCTATCATGAACTACCAG TACGGCTTCAACATGGTCATGTCACACCCACATGCTGTAAATGAAATTGCACTAAGTCTCAACAATAAAAACCCAAG AACTAAAGCTCTGGTCTTGGAGCTCCTGGCGGCAGTTTGTCTCGTGAGAGGAGGCCACGAAATAATTCTCTCTGCGTTCGACAACTTTAAGGAG GTGTGTATGGAGACGCAGCGGTTTGAGAGGCTAATGGAGTATTTCAAGAATGAGGACAACAACATCGACTTCATG GTGGCCTGTATGCAGTTCATCAACATAGTTGTGCACTCGGTGGAGGACATGAACTTCAGGGTTCATCTACAGTTCGACTTCACCAAGCTGTGTCTGGATGACTACTTAGAT AAACTAAAGCATACAGAGAGCGATAAGCTGCAGGTTCAGATCCAGGCCTACTTGGATAATGTGTTTGACGtgggagcccttctggaggatGCGGAGACCAAAAACGCTGCCCTGGAGCGcgtggaggagctggaggagaacatGTCGCAT ATGACAGAGAAGCTGCAGGACATGGAGAACGAGGCCATGTCAAAGATCGTGGAGCTGGAGAAGCAGCTGATGCAAAGGAACAAGGACCTTGAATCCATCAGG GAAGTGTACAAAGACACCAGCTCGCAGGTACACTCACtgcggcagatgttgaaggagaAGGACGAGGCCATTCAGCGACAGAGTAACCTGGAGAAGAAGATCCATGAACTGGAGAAACAAGGCACCATCAAGATCCACAAGAAGGGAGACGGAGACATCTCCATCCTGCCCTCACCGCCCTCCGGTGTAGAGGGCTTGTCGGGTTCCTCTATGGGAGGAAACGGTGCAACTTTCAGTCCAAACCATGTGGGAGTCGTAGCGGGCACCCCTGCTCCGCCACCACCgcctcccccaccccctccactGCCGGTGAACGGCACAT TGTCAAACGGACCATCGTCGGCcattcctgcagcagcagctccctcacccccaccacctccccctcctcctccgcctccgcCTCCTCCCCCAGGGCCAGCCTCGGCACCTAtgcctcctccgcctcctcctgcAGCCCCCCCACTGCCTGGCTGTGGGACGCCCACTGTCATCATGAACTCTGGGTTAGCAG AGGGACCCATCAAGCTTTTCT CTGTTAAGATCAAGAAACCCATCAAGACAAAGTTCCGTTTGCCTGTCTTCAACTGGGTAGCCCTGAAACCGAACCAGATCAACGGGACTGTCTTCAATGAGATTGATGACGAGAGGATACTCGAG GACCTGAACGTGGACGAGTTCGAGGAGATGTTCAAGACGAAAGCCCAGGGCCCGGCAATCGACCTCACTATGAGCAAGCAGAAGATCATCCACAAGGGGCCAAACAAGGTGACGCTACTGGACTCCAACAGAGCAAAGAACCTGGCCATCACACTGAGGAAAGTGGGCAAGACTCCTGAGGAGATCTGCAAGGCCATTCAGAT ATTTGACCTACGAACTCTGCCCGTGGACTTTGTGGAGTGTCTGATGCGCTTCCAGCCCACAGAGAATGAGACTAAAATCATGCGGCAGTTTGAGAAGGAGCGCAAGCCGCTGGAGAGCCTGACAGACGAGGACCGCTTCATGATGCAGTTCAGTAAAATCGAGCGACTCATGCAGAAGATGACCATCATGGCCTTCATTGGCAACTTCTGTGAGAGCGTGCAGATGCTCACACCG CAACTTCATGCAGTCATCGCAGCATCTGTGTCCATCAAATCATCACAGAAGCTAAAGAAAATTCTAGAG ATTATCTTGGCTCTTGGAAACTACATGAACAGCAGCAAAAGAGGAGCAGTGTACGGATTCAAGCTGCAAAGTTTAGACTTG CTACTTGATACCAAGTCGACAGACCGTAAGATGACGTTGTTACACTACATAGCCAATGTGGTAAAGGAGAAATATGCGCAAGTTTCTCTCTTCTACAACGAGCTGCACTATGTGGagaaagctgcagcag TGTCGTTGGAGAACGTCCTGCTGGATGTTAAGGAGCTGCACAGAGGCATGGAGCTGACCAAAAGAGAGTACAGCATGCACGGCCACAACACTATGCTCAAAGACTTCATCGCACACAATGACAGCAAGCTGAAGAAGCTGCAGGATGATGCCAAGATTGCACAG GATGCCTTTGACGAGGCTGTGAAGTTCTTTGGGGAGAACTCCAAAACAACGCCGCCCTCTGTCTTCTTCCCTGTGTTTGTGCGATTTGTGAAGGCTTACAGG CAAGCAGAGGAGGACAACGAGCATAAAAAGAGACAGGAGCAGATTATGATGGAGAAACTTCTAGAACAGGAGGCCATGATGGAGGAAGACCAAAAG TCTCCATCTCATAAGAACAAGCGACAGCAGCAAGAGCTGATCCAGGAGCTCAGGAGGAAACAGGTGAAAGACAGCCGCCACGTCTACGAAGGCAAAGATGGAGCTATTGAGGACATCATCACAG ATTTGAGGAATCAGCCTTACAGGCGAGCAGATGCTGTGCGGAGGAGTGTCAGGAAACGCTTTGATGATCAGAACCTGCGGCCGGTGAACAACGGCGAAGTGGTCATGTGA
- the fmnl2a gene encoding formin-like protein 2 isoform X3 — protein MGNAGSMDQHTDFRGHNMPLKLPMPESGELEERFATVLNSMNLPPDKARLLRQYDNEKKWELICDQERFQVKNPPHTYLQKLRSYLDPAVTRKKFRRRVQESTQVLRELEISLRTNHIGWVREFLNEENKGLDVLVEYLSFAQYAVTFDGDCVENNPEAAMDKSKPWSRSIEDLHGGSTLPSPITANGITRAGRHSTIRTPSTLSCPKCSQVRRCNTLPSRRTLKNSRLVCKKDDVHVCIMCLRAIMNYQYGFNMVMSHPHAVNEIALSLNNKNPRTKALVLELLAAVCLVRGGHEIILSAFDNFKEVCMETQRFERLMEYFKNEDNNIDFMVACMQFINIVVHSVEDMNFRVHLQFDFTKLCLDDYLDKLKHTESDKLQVQIQAYLDNVFDVGALLEDAETKNAALERVEELEENMSHMTEKLQDMENEAMSKIVELEKQLMQRNKDLESIREVYKDTSSQVHSLRQMLKEKDEAIQRQSNLEKKIHELEKQGTIKIHKKGDGDISILPSPPSGVEGLSGSSMGGNGATFSPNHVGVVAGTPAPPPPPPPPPPLPVNGTLSNGPSSAIPAAAAPSPPPPPPPPPPPPPPPGPASAPMPPPPPPAAPPLPGCGTPTVIMNSGLAEGPIKLFSVKIKKPIKTKFRLPVFNWVALKPNQINGTVFNEIDDERILEDLNVDEFEEMFKTKAQGPAIDLTMSKQKIIHKGPNKVTLLDSNRAKNLAITLRKVGKTPEEICKAIQIFDLRTLPVDFVECLMRFQPTENETKIMRQFEKERKPLESLTDEDRFMMQFSKIERLMQKMTIMAFIGNFCESVQMLTPQLHAVIAASVSIKSSQKLKKILEIILALGNYMNSSKRGAVYGFKLQSLDLLLDTKSTDRKMTLLHYIANVVKEKYAQVSLFYNELHYVEKAAAVSLENVLLDVKELHRGMELTKREYSMHGHNTMLKDFIAHNDSKLKKLQDDAKIAQDAFDEAVKFFGENSKTTPPSVFFPVFVRFVKAYRQAEEDNEHKKRQEQIMMEKLLEQEAMMEEDQKSPSHKNKRQQQELIQELRRKQVKDSRHVYEGKDGAIEDIITVLKTVPFTARTAKRGSRFFCEPALNEEYHY, from the exons AAATTCAGACGGAGAGTTCAGGAGTCCACACAAGTCCTGAGAGAGCTGGAAATTTCGTTAAGGACCAATCATATAGG GTGGGTGAGAGAATTcttaaatgaagaaaacaaaggcCTGGACGTGCTGGTGGAGTATCTTTCTTTTGCACAGTATGCTGTCAC GTTTGATGGAGACTGTGTGGAGAACAACCCAGAGGCTGCGATGGATAAGTCTAAGCCCTGGAGCCGCTCTATAGAAGACCTGCATGGAGGAAGCACCCTGCCGTCTCCCATCACTGCGAACGGCATCACACGTGCTGGGCGACATTCCACGATACG GACACCGAGCACACTGAGCTGTCCAAAGTGCTCCCAAGTAAGACG TTGCAACACACTGCCGAGCCGGAGAACTCTGAAAAACTCCAGACTGGTGTGCAAGAAAGACGACGTCCACGTCTGCATCATGTGCCTGCGTGCTATCATGAACTACCAG TACGGCTTCAACATGGTCATGTCACACCCACATGCTGTAAATGAAATTGCACTAAGTCTCAACAATAAAAACCCAAG AACTAAAGCTCTGGTCTTGGAGCTCCTGGCGGCAGTTTGTCTCGTGAGAGGAGGCCACGAAATAATTCTCTCTGCGTTCGACAACTTTAAGGAG GTGTGTATGGAGACGCAGCGGTTTGAGAGGCTAATGGAGTATTTCAAGAATGAGGACAACAACATCGACTTCATG GTGGCCTGTATGCAGTTCATCAACATAGTTGTGCACTCGGTGGAGGACATGAACTTCAGGGTTCATCTACAGTTCGACTTCACCAAGCTGTGTCTGGATGACTACTTAGAT AAACTAAAGCATACAGAGAGCGATAAGCTGCAGGTTCAGATCCAGGCCTACTTGGATAATGTGTTTGACGtgggagcccttctggaggatGCGGAGACCAAAAACGCTGCCCTGGAGCGcgtggaggagctggaggagaacatGTCGCAT ATGACAGAGAAGCTGCAGGACATGGAGAACGAGGCCATGTCAAAGATCGTGGAGCTGGAGAAGCAGCTGATGCAAAGGAACAAGGACCTTGAATCCATCAGG GAAGTGTACAAAGACACCAGCTCGCAGGTACACTCACtgcggcagatgttgaaggagaAGGACGAGGCCATTCAGCGACAGAGTAACCTGGAGAAGAAGATCCATGAACTGGAGAAACAAGGCACCATCAAGATCCACAAGAAGGGAGACGGAGACATCTCCATCCTGCCCTCACCGCCCTCCGGTGTAGAGGGCTTGTCGGGTTCCTCTATGGGAGGAAACGGTGCAACTTTCAGTCCAAACCATGTGGGAGTCGTAGCGGGCACCCCTGCTCCGCCACCACCgcctcccccaccccctccactGCCGGTGAACGGCACAT TGTCAAACGGACCATCGTCGGCcattcctgcagcagcagctccctcacccccaccacctccccctcctcctccgcctccgcCTCCTCCCCCAGGGCCAGCCTCGGCACCTAtgcctcctccgcctcctcctgcAGCCCCCCCACTGCCTGGCTGTGGGACGCCCACTGTCATCATGAACTCTGGGTTAGCAG AGGGACCCATCAAGCTTTTCT CTGTTAAGATCAAGAAACCCATCAAGACAAAGTTCCGTTTGCCTGTCTTCAACTGGGTAGCCCTGAAACCGAACCAGATCAACGGGACTGTCTTCAATGAGATTGATGACGAGAGGATACTCGAG GACCTGAACGTGGACGAGTTCGAGGAGATGTTCAAGACGAAAGCCCAGGGCCCGGCAATCGACCTCACTATGAGCAAGCAGAAGATCATCCACAAGGGGCCAAACAAGGTGACGCTACTGGACTCCAACAGAGCAAAGAACCTGGCCATCACACTGAGGAAAGTGGGCAAGACTCCTGAGGAGATCTGCAAGGCCATTCAGAT ATTTGACCTACGAACTCTGCCCGTGGACTTTGTGGAGTGTCTGATGCGCTTCCAGCCCACAGAGAATGAGACTAAAATCATGCGGCAGTTTGAGAAGGAGCGCAAGCCGCTGGAGAGCCTGACAGACGAGGACCGCTTCATGATGCAGTTCAGTAAAATCGAGCGACTCATGCAGAAGATGACCATCATGGCCTTCATTGGCAACTTCTGTGAGAGCGTGCAGATGCTCACACCG CAACTTCATGCAGTCATCGCAGCATCTGTGTCCATCAAATCATCACAGAAGCTAAAGAAAATTCTAGAG ATTATCTTGGCTCTTGGAAACTACATGAACAGCAGCAAAAGAGGAGCAGTGTACGGATTCAAGCTGCAAAGTTTAGACTTG CTACTTGATACCAAGTCGACAGACCGTAAGATGACGTTGTTACACTACATAGCCAATGTGGTAAAGGAGAAATATGCGCAAGTTTCTCTCTTCTACAACGAGCTGCACTATGTGGagaaagctgcagcag TGTCGTTGGAGAACGTCCTGCTGGATGTTAAGGAGCTGCACAGAGGCATGGAGCTGACCAAAAGAGAGTACAGCATGCACGGCCACAACACTATGCTCAAAGACTTCATCGCACACAATGACAGCAAGCTGAAGAAGCTGCAGGATGATGCCAAGATTGCACAG GATGCCTTTGACGAGGCTGTGAAGTTCTTTGGGGAGAACTCCAAAACAACGCCGCCCTCTGTCTTCTTCCCTGTGTTTGTGCGATTTGTGAAGGCTTACAGG CAAGCAGAGGAGGACAACGAGCATAAAAAGAGACAGGAGCAGATTATGATGGAGAAACTTCTAGAACAGGAGGCCATGATGGAGGAAGACCAAAAG TCTCCATCTCATAAGAACAAGCGACAGCAGCAAGAGCTGATCCAGGAGCTCAGGAGGAAACAGGTGAAAGACAGCCGCCACGTCTACGAAGGCAAAGATGGAGCTATTGAGGACATCATCACAG TGCTGAAGACAGTGCCCTTTACCGCCCGCACAGCCAAGCGTGGCTCTCGGTTCTTCTGCGAGCCCGCCCTCAATGAGGAGTACCATTACTAA
- the fmnl2a gene encoding formin-like protein 2 isoform X7, with amino-acid sequence MGNAGSMDQHTDFRGHNMPLKLPMPESGELEERFATVLNSMNLPPDKARLLRQYDNEKKWELICDQERFQVKNPPHTYLQKLRSYLDPAVTRKKFRRRVQESTQVLRELEISLRTNHIGWVREFLNEENKGLDVLVEYLSFAQYAVTFDGDCVENNPEAAMDKSKPWSRSIEDLHGGSTLPSPITANGITRAGRHSTIRCNTLPSRRTLKNSRLVCKKDDVHVCIMCLRAIMNYQYGFNMVMSHPHAVNEIALSLNNKNPRTKALVLELLAAVCLVRGGHEIILSAFDNFKEVCMETQRFERLMEYFKNEDNNIDFMVACMQFINIVVHSVEDMNFRVHLQFDFTKLCLDDYLDKLKHTESDKLQVQIQAYLDNVFDVGALLEDAETKNAALERVEELEENMSHMTEKLQDMENEAMSKIVELEKQLMQRNKDLESIREVYKDTSSQVHSLRQMLKEKDEAIQRQSNLEKKIHELEKQGTIKIHKKGDGDISILPSPPSGVEGLSGSSMGGNGATFSPNHVGVVAGTPAPPPPPPPPPPLPVNGTLSNGPSSAIPAAAAPSPPPPPPPPPPPPPPPGPASAPMPPPPPPAAPPLPGCGTPTVIMNSGLAEGPIKLFSVKIKKPIKTKFRLPVFNWVALKPNQINGTVFNEIDDERILEDLNVDEFEEMFKTKAQGPAIDLTMSKQKIIHKGPNKVTLLDSNRAKNLAITLRKVGKTPEEICKAIQIFDLRTLPVDFVECLMRFQPTENETKIMRQFEKERKPLESLTDEDRFMMQFSKIERLMQKMTIMAFIGNFCESVQMLTPQLHAVIAASVSIKSSQKLKKILEIILALGNYMNSSKRGAVYGFKLQSLDLLLDTKSTDRKMTLLHYIANVVKEKYAQVSLFYNELHYVEKAAAVSLENVLLDVKELHRGMELTKREYSMHGHNTMLKDFIAHNDSKLKKLQDDAKIAQDAFDEAVKFFGENSKTTPPSVFFPVFVRFVKAYRQAEEDNEHKKRQEQIMMEKLLEQEAMMEEDQKSPSHKNKRQQQELIQELRRKQVKDSRHVYEGKDGAIEDIITALKKNNITKFPNVYSRVRNSSSSTPVVVDVSQT; translated from the exons AAATTCAGACGGAGAGTTCAGGAGTCCACACAAGTCCTGAGAGAGCTGGAAATTTCGTTAAGGACCAATCATATAGG GTGGGTGAGAGAATTcttaaatgaagaaaacaaaggcCTGGACGTGCTGGTGGAGTATCTTTCTTTTGCACAGTATGCTGTCAC GTTTGATGGAGACTGTGTGGAGAACAACCCAGAGGCTGCGATGGATAAGTCTAAGCCCTGGAGCCGCTCTATAGAAGACCTGCATGGAGGAAGCACCCTGCCGTCTCCCATCACTGCGAACGGCATCACACGTGCTGGGCGACATTCCACGATACG TTGCAACACACTGCCGAGCCGGAGAACTCTGAAAAACTCCAGACTGGTGTGCAAGAAAGACGACGTCCACGTCTGCATCATGTGCCTGCGTGCTATCATGAACTACCAG TACGGCTTCAACATGGTCATGTCACACCCACATGCTGTAAATGAAATTGCACTAAGTCTCAACAATAAAAACCCAAG AACTAAAGCTCTGGTCTTGGAGCTCCTGGCGGCAGTTTGTCTCGTGAGAGGAGGCCACGAAATAATTCTCTCTGCGTTCGACAACTTTAAGGAG GTGTGTATGGAGACGCAGCGGTTTGAGAGGCTAATGGAGTATTTCAAGAATGAGGACAACAACATCGACTTCATG GTGGCCTGTATGCAGTTCATCAACATAGTTGTGCACTCGGTGGAGGACATGAACTTCAGGGTTCATCTACAGTTCGACTTCACCAAGCTGTGTCTGGATGACTACTTAGAT AAACTAAAGCATACAGAGAGCGATAAGCTGCAGGTTCAGATCCAGGCCTACTTGGATAATGTGTTTGACGtgggagcccttctggaggatGCGGAGACCAAAAACGCTGCCCTGGAGCGcgtggaggagctggaggagaacatGTCGCAT ATGACAGAGAAGCTGCAGGACATGGAGAACGAGGCCATGTCAAAGATCGTGGAGCTGGAGAAGCAGCTGATGCAAAGGAACAAGGACCTTGAATCCATCAGG GAAGTGTACAAAGACACCAGCTCGCAGGTACACTCACtgcggcagatgttgaaggagaAGGACGAGGCCATTCAGCGACAGAGTAACCTGGAGAAGAAGATCCATGAACTGGAGAAACAAGGCACCATCAAGATCCACAAGAAGGGAGACGGAGACATCTCCATCCTGCCCTCACCGCCCTCCGGTGTAGAGGGCTTGTCGGGTTCCTCTATGGGAGGAAACGGTGCAACTTTCAGTCCAAACCATGTGGGAGTCGTAGCGGGCACCCCTGCTCCGCCACCACCgcctcccccaccccctccactGCCGGTGAACGGCACAT TGTCAAACGGACCATCGTCGGCcattcctgcagcagcagctccctcacccccaccacctccccctcctcctccgcctccgcCTCCTCCCCCAGGGCCAGCCTCGGCACCTAtgcctcctccgcctcctcctgcAGCCCCCCCACTGCCTGGCTGTGGGACGCCCACTGTCATCATGAACTCTGGGTTAGCAG AGGGACCCATCAAGCTTTTCT CTGTTAAGATCAAGAAACCCATCAAGACAAAGTTCCGTTTGCCTGTCTTCAACTGGGTAGCCCTGAAACCGAACCAGATCAACGGGACTGTCTTCAATGAGATTGATGACGAGAGGATACTCGAG GACCTGAACGTGGACGAGTTCGAGGAGATGTTCAAGACGAAAGCCCAGGGCCCGGCAATCGACCTCACTATGAGCAAGCAGAAGATCATCCACAAGGGGCCAAACAAGGTGACGCTACTGGACTCCAACAGAGCAAAGAACCTGGCCATCACACTGAGGAAAGTGGGCAAGACTCCTGAGGAGATCTGCAAGGCCATTCAGAT ATTTGACCTACGAACTCTGCCCGTGGACTTTGTGGAGTGTCTGATGCGCTTCCAGCCCACAGAGAATGAGACTAAAATCATGCGGCAGTTTGAGAAGGAGCGCAAGCCGCTGGAGAGCCTGACAGACGAGGACCGCTTCATGATGCAGTTCAGTAAAATCGAGCGACTCATGCAGAAGATGACCATCATGGCCTTCATTGGCAACTTCTGTGAGAGCGTGCAGATGCTCACACCG CAACTTCATGCAGTCATCGCAGCATCTGTGTCCATCAAATCATCACAGAAGCTAAAGAAAATTCTAGAG ATTATCTTGGCTCTTGGAAACTACATGAACAGCAGCAAAAGAGGAGCAGTGTACGGATTCAAGCTGCAAAGTTTAGACTTG CTACTTGATACCAAGTCGACAGACCGTAAGATGACGTTGTTACACTACATAGCCAATGTGGTAAAGGAGAAATATGCGCAAGTTTCTCTCTTCTACAACGAGCTGCACTATGTGGagaaagctgcagcag TGTCGTTGGAGAACGTCCTGCTGGATGTTAAGGAGCTGCACAGAGGCATGGAGCTGACCAAAAGAGAGTACAGCATGCACGGCCACAACACTATGCTCAAAGACTTCATCGCACACAATGACAGCAAGCTGAAGAAGCTGCAGGATGATGCCAAGATTGCACAG GATGCCTTTGACGAGGCTGTGAAGTTCTTTGGGGAGAACTCCAAAACAACGCCGCCCTCTGTCTTCTTCCCTGTGTTTGTGCGATTTGTGAAGGCTTACAGG CAAGCAGAGGAGGACAACGAGCATAAAAAGAGACAGGAGCAGATTATGATGGAGAAACTTCTAGAACAGGAGGCCATGATGGAGGAAGACCAAAAG TCTCCATCTCATAAGAACAAGCGACAGCAGCAAGAGCTGATCCAGGAGCTCAGGAGGAAACAGGTGAAAGACAGCCGCCACGTCTACGAAGGCAAAGATGGAGCTATTGAGGACATCATCACAG CCCTAAAGAAGAATAATATTACTAAATTTCCCAATGTCTACTCGAGGGTAAGGAACTCCTCCAGTAGCACCCCTGTAGTGGTGGATGTGTCCCAAACCTG A